One genomic segment of Thunnus albacares chromosome 18, fThuAlb1.1, whole genome shotgun sequence includes these proteins:
- the LOC122968136 gene encoding septin-1-like, whose translation MDSPPLSKTHGETYNISAKYKEIISKSILIPSGSPAVYQLRPKEEKFGNLTRKTVGEKNLNKKNKTILLVGETGTGKSTLINALVNYTMGVKFEDNIWFEIVEEEKRRCQTETQTSDVIVYQIFGFEGKTLPFSLTIIDTPGYGNTRGIEHDDIISQRLFDLFHSEDGVHEIDAVGLVMKSSENQLSDRLKYIFDSVTSLFGKDIEKNIVALITHSDGITPENALKTLKAANIKCAKNEKNQPVHFLFNNRQTTQRTEETEFSLENAWRVTERGMKRFTDFLEKSKPQQLIKTVEVLNTRIRITAYIQNLQDNIQLIELKQNEIQQTEEALKKHEQEMKKNEEFTVEVDEVYKEKEPIDGEMWGLFYYEGAVTCNICKETCHRPGCTVAWSPRDCDVMKDGRCTVCTGKCPASDHVKENWRYMNKTRRVKKTLQDVKHKYEKNKAECEKEKSLLENLQSEMKNLESEKIQLLTEVYHHVEHLERIALNDNSLSIHVHLDFLIEKMKEIRATEKVKKLEEMKKRMDKKNKAGLRYMFDKLTTAAKDAVM comes from the exons ATGGATTCACCTCCTCTTTCCAAAACACATGGAGA GACTTATAACATATCAGCAAAGTATAAGGAAATCATCTCCAAAAGTATTCTGATCCCTTCAGGATCTCCTGCTGTCTACCAGCTGAGACCAAAGGAAGAGAAGTTTGGAAATCTGACAAGAAAAACTGTTGGTGAGAAAAAcctgaacaagaaaaacaaaaccatcttACTTGTAGGtgaaacaggaacaggaaaatCTACTCTGATCAACGCTCTGGTCAACTACACCATGGGAGTGAAGTTTGAGGACAACATCTGGTTTGAGATcgtagaagaagagaagagaagatgtCAGACAGAGACTCAGACATCAGATGTGATCGTGTACCAGATCTTTGGTTTTGAAGGTAAAACTCTGCCCTTCTCTCTGACCATCATCGATACTCCTGGATACGGAAACACCAGAGGGATTgaacatgatgacatcatcagtcaaAGATTATTTGACTTGTTCCATTCAGAAGATGGAGTTCATGAAATTGATGCAGTGGGTCTGGTGATGAAGTCGAGTGAGAATCAACTGAGTGACCGACTGAAGTACATCTTTGATTCAGTGACGTCTCTGTTTGGAAAAGACATTGAGAAGAACATTGTTGCTCTCATCACACACTCAGATGGAATAACACCTGAAAATGCTCTGAAAACTCTTAAAGCTGCAAACATTAAATGTGCCAAAAATGAGAAGAATCAGCccgttcacttcctgtttaataACCGTCAGAccacacagagaacagaggaaacagagttTTCTTTAGAGAACGCATGGAGGGtaacagagagaggaatgaaaCGATTCACAGACTTCCTGGAAAAATCTAAACCTCAACAGCTGATAAAAACTGTTGAAGTGTTGAACACACGCATCAGAATAACAGCCTACATCCAAAACCTGCAAGACAATATCCAGCTGATTGAACTAAAGCAGAACGAGATCCAACAGACTGAAGAAGCTCTGAAGAAACATGAacaagagatgaagaagaatgaagagTTCACTGTAGAAGTTGATGAGGTCTACAAAGAGAAAGAGCCTATTGATGGAGAGATGTGGGGGTTGTTTTATTATGAAGGAGCTGTCACCTGTAACATCTGTAAAGAGACCTGTCACCGTCCTGGATGCACAGTGGCCTGGAGTCCCAGAGACTGTGATGTCATGAAAGATGGTCGCTGTACTGTTTGTACAGGGAAGTGTCCTGCATCAGAtcatgtgaaagaaaactgGAGATATATGAACAAGACCAGGAGAGTTAAGAAGACCCTGCAAGATGTGaaacacaaatatgaaaaaaataaagctgaatGTGAGAAGGAGAAGAGCCTTCTGGAAAATCTTCAATCAGAGATGAAAAACCTGGAATCAGAGAAGATTCAGCTGCTTACAGAGGTCTACCATCACGTGGAGCATCTAGAGCGGATCGCTCTGAATGATAATTCACTGTCAATTCATGTCCACTTGGACTTCCTGAttgagaagatgaaggagatcAGAGCCACAGAGAAGGTCAAGAAGCTGGAGGAGATGAAAAAACgaatggataaaaaaaacaaagcagggCTGCGATACATGTTTGATAAACTAACAACAGCAGCTAAAGATGCAGTGATGTAG